In Streptomyces sp. NBC_01381, a genomic segment contains:
- a CDS encoding DUF3151 domain-containing protein — MAIHKDLLGGPPPTHLPDDPEPRELLANGAAPADVAAKYPTSSLAWAQLADEAFERGSVVESYAYARTGYHRGLDSLRRSGWKGHGPVPWEHEPNRGFLRALHALARAAQSIGEQEEYERCAGFLRDSSQTAADTLG, encoded by the coding sequence ATGGCCATTCACAAGGATCTGCTCGGGGGACCGCCCCCGACCCACCTGCCCGACGACCCCGAGCCGCGCGAGCTGCTCGCGAACGGCGCGGCGCCCGCCGACGTCGCCGCCAAGTACCCCACCTCCTCCCTCGCCTGGGCGCAGCTCGCCGACGAGGCGTTCGAGCGGGGCAGCGTCGTCGAGTCGTACGCGTATGCCCGTACCGGCTACCACCGCGGCCTCGACTCGCTGCGCCGCAGCGGCTGGAAGGGCCACGGCCCGGTGCCGTGGGAGCACGAGCCGAACCGCGGCTTCCTGCGCGCCCTGCACGCGCTGGCCCGCGCCGCGCAGTCGATCGGCGAGCAGGAGGAGTACGAGCGCTGCGCCGGCTTCCTGAGGGACTCGTCCCAGACGGCGGCGGACACGCTGGGCTAG
- the fbaA gene encoding class II fructose-bisphosphate aldolase has product MPIATPEVYAEMLDRAKAGKFAYPAINVTSSQTLNAALRGFAEAESDGIIQISTGGAEFLGGQYNKDMVTGAVALAEYAHIIAAKYDVTVALHTDHCPKDKLDTYVRPLIDVSAERVKAGRLPLFQSHMWDGSAETLADNLAIGQELLAKAAAAKIILEVEITPTGGEEDGVSHEINDELYTTVDDALRTAEALGLGDKGRYLLAASFGNVHGVYKPGNVVLRPELLKDLQEGVGAKYGKTAPFDFVFHGGSGSTAEEIATALENGVVKMNLDTDTQYAFTRPVADHMFRNYDGVLKVDGEVGSKKQYDPRTWGKLAEAGMAGRVSEACANLRSTGTKLK; this is encoded by the coding sequence ATGCCCATCGCAACCCCCGAGGTCTACGCCGAGATGCTCGACCGGGCGAAGGCAGGCAAGTTCGCCTACCCGGCCATCAACGTGACCTCCTCGCAGACCCTGAACGCGGCCCTGCGCGGCTTCGCGGAGGCCGAGAGCGACGGCATCATCCAGATCTCCACCGGTGGTGCGGAGTTCCTGGGCGGCCAGTACAACAAGGACATGGTGACGGGCGCCGTCGCCCTCGCCGAGTACGCGCACATCATCGCCGCGAAGTACGACGTCACGGTCGCGCTGCACACCGACCACTGCCCCAAGGACAAGCTGGACACCTACGTCCGTCCGCTGATCGACGTCTCCGCCGAGCGCGTCAAGGCCGGCCGTCTCCCGCTCTTCCAGTCGCACATGTGGGACGGCTCCGCCGAGACCCTCGCCGACAACCTGGCCATCGGCCAGGAGCTGCTCGCGAAGGCCGCCGCCGCGAAGATCATCCTCGAGGTCGAGATCACCCCGACCGGTGGCGAGGAGGACGGCGTCTCGCACGAGATCAACGACGAGCTGTACACGACCGTCGACGACGCGCTGCGTACGGCGGAAGCCCTTGGTCTCGGCGACAAGGGGCGCTACCTGCTCGCCGCATCGTTCGGCAACGTGCACGGCGTCTACAAGCCGGGCAACGTCGTCCTGCGCCCGGAGCTCCTCAAGGACCTCCAGGAGGGCGTCGGCGCCAAGTACGGCAAGACCGCCCCGTTCGACTTCGTCTTCCACGGCGGCTCCGGATCGACGGCCGAGGAGATCGCCACCGCCCTTGAGAACGGCGTCGTGAAGATGAACCTCGACACCGACACCCAGTACGCCTTCACGCGCCCCGTCGCGGACCACATGTTCCGCAACTACGACGGCGTCCTGAAGGTCGACGGCGAGGTCGGCTCGAAGAAGCAGTACGACCCGCGCACCTGGGGCAAGCTCGCCGAGGCGGGCATGGCCGGGCGCGTCAGCGAGGCCTGCGCGAACCTGCGCTCCACGGGTACGAAGCTGAAGTAA
- a CDS encoding SRPBCC domain-containing protein yields MEHEVFVPVPADRLRQVLGDPEKVAGAVPGLQRDADEAAAPLSGRLKVRVGGHTITYRGAARVAARGDDGYVVEGEGTEVRGSGSVKISLTVRVVPTDGGARVLFGGTASADGRVAESSPQAVEGAVRRLLERFAAALAPPEEAAAAASPAAEPPEPVAPEVSVFETEVPPSSFDAVDEDDDDDVVAPPAEAAHARRTMIGRSAEEVDHAPPRGRYAPAPAAEAMSTSATLRWAAPAAAVVVASAIVLGRALRKRR; encoded by the coding sequence ATGGAGCATGAGGTGTTCGTTCCGGTTCCCGCAGACCGCCTCCGGCAGGTGCTCGGCGACCCCGAGAAGGTCGCCGGGGCGGTGCCCGGGCTTCAGCGCGACGCGGACGAGGCGGCCGCGCCGCTCTCCGGCCGCCTCAAGGTGCGGGTCGGGGGGCACACGATCACGTACCGGGGTGCGGCGCGGGTCGCTGCGCGGGGCGATGACGGATACGTCGTCGAGGGCGAGGGCACGGAGGTGCGCGGCAGCGGCTCCGTGAAGATCTCGCTGACGGTGCGGGTCGTTCCGACGGACGGTGGGGCGCGGGTGCTGTTCGGGGGGACGGCTTCGGCCGACGGGCGGGTCGCGGAGAGTTCTCCACAGGCTGTGGAGGGGGCGGTGCGGAGGCTGCTTGAGCGGTTCGCCGCGGCGCTTGCTCCTCCGGAGGAGGCGGCTGCGGCGGCTTCCCCTGCGGCCGAACCCCCGGAGCCGGTGGCTCCCGAGGTGTCCGTCTTCGAGACGGAGGTGCCGCCGTCGTCGTTCGACGCGGTGGACGAGGACGATGACGACGACGTCGTCGCGCCGCCTGCGGAGGCTGCGCATGCCCGGCGGACGATGATCGGCCGCAGCGCGGAGGAGGTCGATCATGCGCCGCCGCGGGGGCGGTATGCGCCGGCGCCGGCGGCGGAGGCGATGTCGACGAGCGCGACGTTGCGCTGGGCCGCGCCGGCCGCGGCGGTGGTCGTCGCCTCGGCCATCGTGTTGGGCCGAGCGTTGCGGAAGCGGCGGTAG
- the pyrE gene encoding orotate phosphoribosyltransferase: protein MTDDVRGALLQQIKDKAVVHGKVTLSSGLEGDYYVDLRRITLDGEAAPLVGQVLLDLTAELDFDAVGGLTMGADPVAGAMLHASAARGKRLDAFVVRKAAKAHGMQRRVEGPDIKGRRVLVVEDTSTTGGSPLTAVEAVREAGAEVVGVATIVDRATGAGEKITDGAGVPYLFAYSKDDLGLD from the coding sequence ATGACTGACGACGTACGTGGCGCTCTGCTGCAGCAGATCAAGGACAAGGCCGTGGTGCACGGCAAGGTGACCCTCTCCTCGGGTCTGGAGGGCGACTACTACGTCGACCTGCGCCGTATCACCCTCGATGGCGAGGCCGCCCCGCTGGTCGGGCAGGTGTTGCTCGACCTCACCGCCGAGCTGGACTTCGACGCCGTCGGTGGGCTCACCATGGGTGCCGACCCCGTCGCCGGCGCGATGCTGCACGCCTCCGCCGCGCGGGGCAAGCGCCTCGACGCGTTCGTCGTGCGCAAGGCCGCCAAGGCGCACGGCATGCAGCGCCGGGTGGAAGGGCCCGACATCAAGGGCCGCCGCGTACTCGTCGTCGAGGACACCTCCACCACCGGCGGCTCGCCGCTCACCGCCGTCGAGGCCGTGCGCGAGGCCGGTGCCGAGGTGGTCGGCGTCGCGACCATCGTCGACCGCGCCACCGGGGCGGGCGAGAAGATCACCGATGGCGCCGGGGTGCCGTACCTCTTCGCGTACTCGAAGGACGACCTCGGACTGGACTAG
- a CDS encoding alpha/beta hydrolase: MPDDAAVARDAAEADAAFSHPAVPPDVTAAYGEHPDQVVDFYEPRIRTETPAPLVVVLHGGAWRAPYDRQHITPFADFLARRGFAVANVEYRRGSSIPVQGEGPVAGRWPETFDDVAAAFDALPGLVREFLPSADPRRTVVTGHSAGGHLALWAAARHVLPVGSPWRTERPAPLRGVVALAPIADFRVAQELGVCTGAALQLLGGEGKFEERLPHADPAALLPTGIATAVVQGRTDIVVPHAVSESYADAAAKAGEVVGVTLLEDVGHFPLIDPAADACAVVAEEIAQLAY; encoded by the coding sequence ATGCCGGACGACGCCGCCGTGGCCCGCGATGCCGCCGAGGCCGACGCCGCCTTCTCGCACCCCGCGGTGCCGCCCGACGTCACCGCCGCGTACGGCGAACACCCCGACCAGGTCGTCGACTTCTACGAACCCCGCATCCGTACGGAAACCCCCGCCCCGCTCGTCGTCGTGCTGCACGGCGGCGCCTGGCGCGCCCCGTACGACCGGCAGCACATCACCCCCTTCGCGGACTTCCTCGCCAGACGCGGATTCGCCGTGGCCAACGTGGAGTACCGGCGAGGGAGTTCGATCCCTGTGCAGGGAGAGGGGCCCGTCGCCGGGCGCTGGCCCGAGACGTTCGACGACGTCGCCGCCGCCTTCGACGCACTGCCCGGCCTCGTCCGGGAGTTCCTGCCGTCCGCCGATCCGCGCCGCACCGTCGTGACGGGGCACTCCGCGGGCGGACATCTCGCCCTGTGGGCCGCCGCACGCCATGTGCTGCCCGTCGGCTCGCCCTGGCGCACCGAACGGCCCGCGCCCCTGCGCGGCGTCGTCGCCCTCGCCCCGATCGCCGACTTCCGGGTCGCTCAGGAGCTGGGGGTCTGCACGGGTGCCGCACTCCAACTCCTGGGTGGGGAAGGGAAGTTCGAAGAAAGGCTCCCGCACGCCGATCCGGCCGCCCTGCTGCCGACCGGGATCGCCACCGCCGTGGTTCAGGGACGTACCGACATCGTCGTGCCGCACGCCGTCTCCGAGTCGTACGCCGACGCGGCCGCGAAGGCGGGCGAGGTCGTCGGGGTCACGCTGCTCGAAGACGTGGGGCACTTCCCGCTGATCGATCCGGCGGCGGACGCCTGCGCCGTGGTCGCGGAGGAGATCGCGCAACTGGCCTACTAG
- a CDS encoding aldose 1-epimerase has protein sequence MTSDGVTLTAGDAEVTVQAGNGCRVGSLRVGGRELLRQGERYGCFPMVPWCGRIREGRFRNGGTLHQMPVNSAPHAIHGFARDAQWKTARATATEAAFTYDLAEPWPYQGRVTQLVALTEDSLTLTLGIETYGDSFPAQAGWHPWFNRNLGEGQEDVRVDFSAAWQEERGDDHLPTGRRITPTPGPWDDCFGMPDGVDVTLTWPEQLQLQVKSREPWVVVYDEQDAAVCVEPQTGPPDGLNTLPRLVTPIDPLETSTTWTWTRLQRL, from the coding sequence GTGACGAGTGATGGTGTGACGCTGACCGCGGGTGACGCGGAAGTGACCGTGCAGGCGGGGAACGGCTGCCGGGTGGGGAGTCTGCGGGTCGGCGGCAGGGAGCTGCTGCGGCAAGGGGAGCGGTATGGGTGCTTCCCGATGGTTCCCTGGTGCGGGCGGATTCGGGAGGGGCGGTTCCGGAATGGGGGGACCCTGCACCAGATGCCGGTCAACTCGGCGCCGCACGCCATCCACGGCTTCGCCCGCGACGCCCAGTGGAAGACCGCCCGAGCCACCGCCACCGAGGCCGCGTTCACCTACGACCTCGCCGAGCCCTGGCCCTACCAGGGCCGCGTCACCCAGCTCGTCGCCCTCACCGAGGACTCCCTCACCCTCACCCTCGGCATCGAGACCTACGGCGACTCCTTCCCCGCCCAGGCGGGCTGGCATCCCTGGTTCAACCGGAACCTGGGAGAAGGACAAGAAGACGTGCGCGTCGACTTCAGCGCCGCCTGGCAGGAAGAGCGCGGCGACGACCACCTGCCCACCGGCCGCCGCATCACCCCCACCCCCGGCCCCTGGGACGACTGCTTCGGCATGCCCGACGGCGTCGACGTCACCCTCACCTGGCCCGAGCAGCTCCAGCTCCAGGTGAAGAGCCGCGAGCCATGGGTCGTCGTGTACGACGAGCAGGACGCCGCCGTCTGCGTCGAGCCGCAGACCGGCCCGCCGGACGGGCTCAACACCCTGCCCCGCCTCGTCACCCCGATCGACCCCCTGGAGACGTCGACGACCTGGACCTGGACGCGGCTTCAGCGGCTTTAA
- a CDS encoding tryptophan 2,3-dioxygenase family protein, which translates to MSAMSHEAETPNLDFAGTTPYEDYVQADVLTHLQHPRSEDPGEMVFLVTTQVMELWFTVIVHEWETASHALRRDDIPVAVAALKRSIRELEALNASWRPLAQLTPGQFNSYRAALGEGSGFQSAMYRRMEFLLGEKSASMLVPHRGAPRVHQELEKALQEPSLYDEVLALLARRGHAVPDAVLQRDLTQKYEPSPEVEKVWTDLYSGDESDELARLGETLTDVGELVWRWRNDHLVATRRAMGSKTGTGGSAGVAWLEKRAVKNVFPELWTARSHV; encoded by the coding sequence ATGTCCGCGATGTCCCACGAGGCGGAGACCCCGAACCTCGATTTCGCCGGCACCACCCCTTACGAGGACTACGTCCAGGCGGACGTCCTCACCCACCTCCAGCACCCCCGCTCCGAAGATCCCGGAGAGATGGTCTTCCTGGTCACCACCCAGGTGATGGAGCTGTGGTTCACCGTCATCGTCCACGAGTGGGAGACCGCGTCGCACGCCCTGCGCCGCGACGACATCCCCGTCGCGGTGGCGGCACTCAAGCGCAGCATTCGCGAGCTGGAGGCGCTGAACGCCTCCTGGCGCCCGCTGGCCCAGCTGACGCCCGGGCAGTTCAACTCCTACCGCGCCGCGCTCGGCGAGGGGTCCGGATTCCAGTCCGCGATGTACCGCCGCATGGAGTTCCTCCTCGGCGAGAAGTCCGCGTCCATGCTGGTGCCGCACCGGGGCGCGCCGCGCGTCCACCAGGAGCTGGAGAAGGCGCTTCAGGAGCCGAGCCTGTACGACGAGGTCCTGGCGCTGCTCGCACGGCGCGGGCACGCCGTTCCGGACGCCGTGCTGCAGCGCGACCTGACGCAGAAGTACGAGCCGTCGCCCGAGGTCGAGAAGGTGTGGACGGACCTCTACTCCGGTGACGAGAGCGATGAACTGGCCCGCCTCGGCGAGACGTTGACGGACGTCGGCGAGCTGGTGTGGCGATGGCGCAACGACCATCTGGTGGCGACGCGCCGCGCGATGGGCTCCAAGACCGGCACGGGCGGCTCCGCCGGGGTGGCCTGGCTGGAGAAGCGCGCCGTGAAGAACGTGTTCCCCGAGCTGTGGACTGCGAGGAGCCATGTCTGA
- the kynU gene encoding kynureninase, which translates to MKARAARLDAEDELRAKRKEFVLDDTVYLDGNSLGALPAAVPERVADVISRQWGQLRIRSWDESGWWTAPERIGDRIAPLVGAAPGQIVVGDSTSVNVFKALVAAVRMAGDPAGGRDEIVVDATTFPTDGYIAESAARLTGCRVVAVAPGEVRGVLGPRTAAVLLNHADYRTGRLHDLPSLTAAVHEAGALVVWDLCHTAGALPVGLDEHGVDLAVGCTYKYLNGGPGSPAYIYVRADLQGRFDSPLPGWNSHVEPFGMRPEFEAAEGAVRGRVGTPDILSMLALEAALDVWDGVSIEAVRAKSLALTDFFLECVAAYVPAGRVEPITPAAHGERGSQVALRCEDAGDVMRRLIEAGVVGDFRAPDVLRFGFTPLYVGFADAERAAGVLAGVLAAEG; encoded by the coding sequence ATGAAAGCGCGAGCGGCAAGGCTGGATGCGGAGGACGAACTCCGCGCGAAGCGCAAGGAGTTCGTCCTAGACGACACCGTCTACCTGGACGGCAACTCCCTGGGCGCCCTGCCGGCAGCCGTGCCGGAGCGCGTCGCGGACGTCATCTCCCGGCAGTGGGGGCAACTCCGCATCCGCTCCTGGGACGAAAGCGGCTGGTGGACCGCGCCCGAGCGGATCGGTGACCGGATAGCGCCCCTGGTGGGCGCCGCCCCCGGCCAGATCGTGGTCGGCGACTCCACCAGCGTCAACGTCTTCAAGGCGCTGGTCGCCGCCGTACGCATGGCGGGTGACCCGGCAGGGGGGCGCGACGAGATCGTCGTTGACGCGACGACGTTTCCCACGGACGGGTACATCGCCGAGTCCGCGGCGCGGCTCACTGGCTGCCGGGTCGTGGCGGTCGCGCCCGGTGAGGTGCGGGGCGTCCTTGGCCCGCGTACCGCGGCGGTCCTCCTGAACCACGCCGACTACCGCACGGGACGCCTGCACGATCTGCCGTCCCTGACGGCCGCCGTGCACGAGGCGGGCGCGCTCGTCGTCTGGGACCTGTGCCATACGGCCGGTGCGCTGCCGGTCGGGCTCGACGAGCACGGCGTCGACCTCGCGGTCGGCTGCACGTACAAGTACCTGAACGGGGGGCCCGGTTCGCCTGCGTACATCTACGTACGGGCGGATCTGCAGGGGCGCTTCGACTCGCCGCTGCCCGGCTGGAACTCGCATGTGGAGCCCTTCGGGATGCGGCCGGAGTTCGAGGCGGCGGAGGGGGCGGTGAGGGGGCGCGTCGGTACGCCCGACATCCTCTCGATGCTCGCTCTCGAAGCGGCGCTCGACGTCTGGGACGGCGTCTCGATCGAGGCGGTGCGGGCCAAGTCCCTCGCCCTGACGGACTTCTTCCTGGAGTGCGTGGCGGCTTACGTCCCCGCGGGCCGGGTGGAGCCGATCACTCCGGCGGCCCATGGTGAGCGGGGCAGTCAGGTGGCTCTGCGGTGCGAGGACGCCGGGGATGTCATGCGGCGGCTGATCGAGGCGGGCGTGGTGGGCGACTTCCGCGCCCCGGACGTCCTCCGCTTCGGCTTCACACCGCTGTACGTGGGCTTCGCCGATGCGGAGCGGGCGGCGGGGGTGCTGGCCGGGGTGCTGGCGGCTGAGGGCTAG